One genomic region from Bufo bufo chromosome 3, aBufBuf1.1, whole genome shotgun sequence encodes:
- the LOC120996208 gene encoding keratin, type II cytoskeletal 8-like, which translates to MSHHSTVASSGYKHFSSCSVALPKHSSSHSILSNSSKHIGHGHKSHHCFSSASAHNIGSKGHKISVAGHKSGHGSGFGGIGGGYGGQSGCGGITPVTMNEGLLAPLNLEIDTSIQRVRTEEKNQIKGLNNKFASFIDKVTFLEQQNKMLETKWAFLQEQRTAQYQIEPLFESFINNLRSQLENLECERARLDAERNNMESTVEDLRRSYEEEVNRRTAAENQFVSVKRDVDAAFINKAELQARADSLTDEINFLRTLYDAEISQLQAQISDTSVVVSMDNSRDLDLNSIISEVRAQYEEIANRSRAEAEAMYQSRFNELRMAAGRNGNDLQNSRNEISGLNQTIQKLKGEIECAKSQRAALEDAINEAEERGEAAVRDAKRKLAELEAALQKTKQDMARQLRDYQELMNVKLALDIEIATYKKMLEGEECKIAGGRSVNISVLHSSTGGKHHSGGHHGGKHHSGGHHGGHHHSYPHQKGGHKSSSCVYSKHQSVHGHHC; encoded by the exons ATGTCTCATCATTCCACCGTCGCCTCTTCTGGATACAAGCACTTCAGCTCTTGTTCTGTAGCTTTACCTAAACATTCCAGTTCTCACAGCATCTTATCCAATTCTTCTAAACACATAGGACATGGACACAAGTCTCATCATTGCTTTAGCAGCGCAAGTGCACATAATATTGGATCCAAGGGACATAAGATCTCTGTAGCAGGTCACAAAAGTGGACATGGATCTGGATTTGGAGGTATTGGTGGTGGTTATGGAGGACAATCCGGTTGTGGAGGTATTACCCCTGTTACCATGAATGAAGGTCTTCTTGCTCCTCTTAATCTGGAAATTGACACTAGCATCCAGAGAGTGAGAACTGAAGAGAAGAATCAAATTAAAGGCCTCAACAATAAGTTTGCTTCATTTATTGACAAG GTGACATTTTTGGAGCAGCAGAATAAGATGCTAGAGACTAAATGGGCTTTTCTACAAGAACAAAGAACAGCCCAGTACCAGATTGAACCCTTGTTTGAATCTTTTATCAACAACCTAAGAAGCCAACTAGAAaacctggaatgtgagagggctcgTCTAGATGCAGAGAGAAACAACATGGAAAGCACTGTTGAAGATCTAAGAAGAAG CTATGAAGAAGAGGTGAACAGGCGCACAGCGGCTGAAAATCAGTTTGTTAGTGTAAAGAGA GATGTCGATGCTGCCTTCATCAACAAAGCTGAACTTCAAGCCAGGGCTGACTCCCTCACTGATGAAATTAACTTCCTAAGAACTCTATATGATGCG GAGATCAGTCAGCTCCAGGCTCAGATCTCAGACACTTCTGTAGTTGTATCCATGGACAATAGCCGAGACCTGGACCTGAACAGCATCATCTCTGAAGTCAGAGCTCAATATGAGGAGATTGCTAACAGAAGCAGAGCTGAGGCTGAGGCCATGTACCAGTCACGG TTTAATGAGCTCCGTATGGCAGCTGGAAGAAATGGAAATGATCTGCAAAACAGCAGAAATGAAATCAGTGGACTCAATCAAACAATCCAGAAACTTAAAGGAGAGATTGAATGTGCAAAATCCCAG CGTGCTGCACTGGAAGATGCCATCAATGAAGCTGAGGAACGCGGTGAAGctgctgttcgtgatgccaagagAAAACTGGCTGAACTGGAGGCTGCTCTACAGAAGACCAAGCAGGACATGGCTCGCCAACTGAGAGACTACCAGGAGCTGATGAATGTCAAACTGGCTCTGGATATTGAGATTGCCACCTATAAGAAAATGCTGGAGGGAGAGGAATGCAA GATCGCCGGTGGCAGGTCTGTGAATATTT CTGTTCTACATTCCAGCACTGGTGGAAAACACCATTCAGGAGGTCACCATGGTGGAAAACACCATTCAGGAGGTCACCATGGTGGACATCATCATTCTTATCCCCACCAAAAGGGAGGGCATAAATCCAGTAGCTGTGTCTATAGCAAACATCAGTCTGTCCACGGCCACCATTGTTGA